A genome region from Coffea arabica cultivar ET-39 chromosome 7e, Coffea Arabica ET-39 HiFi, whole genome shotgun sequence includes the following:
- the LOC113701164 gene encoding proteasome subunit beta type-5-B, which yields MANRNYIFSWIGITMCLRCFGWYRFDMSLEAAAGLARPAVYHATFRDGAGGDGVGGPNEWKKLSGEAMMLENFTAHIILSSKR from the exons ATGGCTAATAGGAACTATATTTTCAGTTGGATCGGGATCACCATGTGCTTACGGTGTTTTGGATG GTACCGGTTTGATATGTCTCTTGAAGCAGCAGCTGGGCTGGCCAGACCCGCCGTTTACCATGCCACATTCAGAGATGGCGCCGGTGGTGATGGTGTCGGTG GACCTAATGAATGGAAGAAGCTTTCTGGCGAGGCGATGATGTTGGAGAACTTCACCGCACATATTATCCTGTCGAGCAAACGTTAG
- the LOC113701166 gene encoding probable fructokinase-6, chloroplastic isoform X2, with translation MALHSAALCFNNISCNPQTSGAFRQLSAPSFFRPFTVKASGFSSPSPVALPRFKLQGKALPIDNGAPEKDESSLVVCFGELLIDFVPTASGLSLAEAPAFKKAPGGAPANVAVGIARLGGSSAFIGKVGEDEFGYMLADILKENNVNNEGMRFDPGARTALAFVTLRKDGEREFMFYRNPSADMLLQETELDLDLIRKAKIFHYGSISLITEPCRSAHLAAAKAAKDAGAILSYDPNLRLPLWPSAESAREGILSIWETADVIKINENEISFLTQGEDPYDDSVVRKLYHPDLKLLLVTEGSEGCRYYTKEFNGRVKGLKVEAVDTTGAGDAFVAGTLSQLATDISLLEDEARLRDALRFANACGALTVTERGAIPALPSREAVLDVLLKAVV, from the exons ATGGCTCTTCATTCTGCTGCTTTATGCTTCAACAACATTTCTTGCAATCCTCAAACTTCTGGGGCCTTTCGGCAGCTCTCTGCTCCCTCATTTTTCCGCCCATTTACTGTTAAGGCTTCAGGTTTTTCTTCACCATCACCGGTTGCCCTTCCGCGATTTAAGCTTCAAG GTAAAGCATTGCCAATTGATAATGGGGCACCCGAAAAGGATGAGTCGTCCCTTGTGGTTTGCTTTGGggaattgttaattgattttgtCCCGACTGCAAGTGGTCTCTCATTAGCTGAAGCACCTGCATTCAAAAAGGCTCCTGGTGGTGCACCTGCTAATGTTGCTGTTGGCATTGCTCGCCTTGGTGGTTCATCAGCTTTCATTGGGAAG GTTGGGGAAGATGAATTTGGATACATGCTTGCTGATATTTTGAAGGAGAACAATGTCAATAATGAAGGGATGCGCTTTGATCCTGGTGCTCGAACTGCTTTGGCATTTGTAACCCTAAGAAAGGATGGGGAGCGTGAATTCATGTTTTACCGCAATCCTAGTGCTGATATGCTGCTTCAAGAGACTGAGCTCGATCTTGACTTAATTAGGAAG GCAAAAATATTTCATTATGGTTCTATAAGCTTGATTACAGAACCATGCAGATCAGCGCACCTTGCAGCTGCAAAAGCTGCAAAGGATGCTGGGGCAATTTTGTCTTATGACCCAAATCTAAGGCTACCACTGTGGCCATCTGCAGAAAGTGCAAGAGAAGGGATCTTAAGCATATGGGAGACTGCTGATGTGATTAAG ataaatgagaatgagatTTCATTTCTGACCCAAGGGGAAGATCCATATGATGATTCTGTAGTTCGTAAATTGTATCATCCTGACCTCAAGTTACTCCTTGTCACTGAAGGCTCAGAAGGATGCAGATATTACACTAAG GAGTTCAATGGAAGAGTTAAAGGTTTGAAAGTGGAAGCTGTGGACACAACAGGTGCTGGAGATGCCTTTGTGGCTGGAACTTTATCACAACTAGCAACTGACATATCACTGCTTGAG GATGAGGCCCGACTTAGAGATGCTCTCAGGTTTGCTAATGCATGTGGTGCCTTGACTGTCACAGAGAGAGGTGCAATCCCTGCTTTGCCAAGCAGAGAAGCTGTGCTGGATGTCCTCCTTAAAGCTGTAGTGTAG
- the LOC113701166 gene encoding probable fructokinase-6, chloroplastic isoform X1 produces the protein MALHSAALCFNNISCNPQTSGAFRQLSAPSFFRPFTVKASGFSSPSPVALPRFKLQVATPLGKALPIDNGAPEKDESSLVVCFGELLIDFVPTASGLSLAEAPAFKKAPGGAPANVAVGIARLGGSSAFIGKVGEDEFGYMLADILKENNVNNEGMRFDPGARTALAFVTLRKDGEREFMFYRNPSADMLLQETELDLDLIRKAKIFHYGSISLITEPCRSAHLAAAKAAKDAGAILSYDPNLRLPLWPSAESAREGILSIWETADVIKINENEISFLTQGEDPYDDSVVRKLYHPDLKLLLVTEGSEGCRYYTKEFNGRVKGLKVEAVDTTGAGDAFVAGTLSQLATDISLLEDEARLRDALRFANACGALTVTERGAIPALPSREAVLDVLLKAVV, from the exons ATGGCTCTTCATTCTGCTGCTTTATGCTTCAACAACATTTCTTGCAATCCTCAAACTTCTGGGGCCTTTCGGCAGCTCTCTGCTCCCTCATTTTTCCGCCCATTTACTGTTAAGGCTTCAGGTTTTTCTTCACCATCACCGGTTGCCCTTCCGCGATTTAAGCTTCAAG TTGCAACTCCATTAGGTAAAGCATTGCCAATTGATAATGGGGCACCCGAAAAGGATGAGTCGTCCCTTGTGGTTTGCTTTGGggaattgttaattgattttgtCCCGACTGCAAGTGGTCTCTCATTAGCTGAAGCACCTGCATTCAAAAAGGCTCCTGGTGGTGCACCTGCTAATGTTGCTGTTGGCATTGCTCGCCTTGGTGGTTCATCAGCTTTCATTGGGAAG GTTGGGGAAGATGAATTTGGATACATGCTTGCTGATATTTTGAAGGAGAACAATGTCAATAATGAAGGGATGCGCTTTGATCCTGGTGCTCGAACTGCTTTGGCATTTGTAACCCTAAGAAAGGATGGGGAGCGTGAATTCATGTTTTACCGCAATCCTAGTGCTGATATGCTGCTTCAAGAGACTGAGCTCGATCTTGACTTAATTAGGAAG GCAAAAATATTTCATTATGGTTCTATAAGCTTGATTACAGAACCATGCAGATCAGCGCACCTTGCAGCTGCAAAAGCTGCAAAGGATGCTGGGGCAATTTTGTCTTATGACCCAAATCTAAGGCTACCACTGTGGCCATCTGCAGAAAGTGCAAGAGAAGGGATCTTAAGCATATGGGAGACTGCTGATGTGATTAAG ataaatgagaatgagatTTCATTTCTGACCCAAGGGGAAGATCCATATGATGATTCTGTAGTTCGTAAATTGTATCATCCTGACCTCAAGTTACTCCTTGTCACTGAAGGCTCAGAAGGATGCAGATATTACACTAAG GAGTTCAATGGAAGAGTTAAAGGTTTGAAAGTGGAAGCTGTGGACACAACAGGTGCTGGAGATGCCTTTGTGGCTGGAACTTTATCACAACTAGCAACTGACATATCACTGCTTGAG GATGAGGCCCGACTTAGAGATGCTCTCAGGTTTGCTAATGCATGTGGTGCCTTGACTGTCACAGAGAGAGGTGCAATCCCTGCTTTGCCAAGCAGAGAAGCTGTGCTGGATGTCCTCCTTAAAGCTGTAGTGTAG
- the LOC113701167 gene encoding polcalcin Ole e 3, with translation MSAFWYFSRCQTTCHSNLITLATKMADDAQDQADREKIFKRFDANGDGQISAAELGDALKALGCVTGDEVKRMMDEIDTDGDGFISKEEFTSFALANRGLIKDVAKIF, from the coding sequence ATGTCCGCATTCTGGTATTTTTCTAGATGCCAAACAACTTGTCATTCTAATCTAATCACCCTCGCAACCAAAATGGCTGATGATGCACAGGACCAGGCTGACCGAGAGAAAATTTTCAAGCGTTTTGATGCTAATGGTGATGGACAAATTTCTGCGGCGGAGCTGGGGGATGCCCTGAAGGCTCTGGGCTGTGTCACAGGAGACGAAGTCAAGCGTATGATGGATGAAATTGATACTGATGGCGATGGCTTCATTTCCAAAGAGGAGTTCACAAGTTTCGCGTTGGCCAATAGGGGTTTAATCAAAGATGTTGCCAAGATATTCTAG